From the genome of Vigna angularis cultivar LongXiaoDou No.4 chromosome 11, ASM1680809v1, whole genome shotgun sequence, one region includes:
- the LOC108332433 gene encoding pentatricopeptide repeat-containing protein At1g11290, chloroplastic, which produces MSTQFITLRPPPIPNITNPNTRKIPTPAPLYQKIFIPSHVYRHPSAVLLELCTSLKELHQILPLVIKIGFYDEHFFQTKLISLFCKFSSITEAARVFETVEHKLDVLYHTMLKGYTKNSALRDALKFYGRMRYDEVSPVVYDFTYLLQLCGDSLDLRRGREVHGMVITNGFQSNLFAMTAVVNLYAKCRQVEDAYKMFERMPQRDLVSWNTVVAGFAQNGLARRAVQLVLQMQEAGQKPDSITLVTVLPALADVKALKIGKSVHGYAFRAGFESMVNVGTAMLDMYFKCGSVKNARLVFKGMSGRNVVSWNTMINGYEQNGESEEAFSTFLKMLDEGVEPTNVSMMGALHACANLGDLERGRFVHRLLEEKKLGSDVSVMNSLISMYSKCKRIDIAASLFGNLKQKTVVTWNAMILGYAQNGYINEALNLFCEMQSHDIKPDSFTLVSVITALADLSVTRQAKWIHGLAIRALMDKNVFVCTALVDTYAKCGAIQTARNLFDTMEERHVITWNAMIDGYGTHGHGKEALDLFDEMQKGSVKPNEITFLSVIAACSHSGLVEEGLYYFESMKENYGLKPAMDHYGAMVDLLGRAGRLDDAWEFIQDMPVKPGITVLGAMLGACKIHKNVELGEKVADELFELDPDEGGYHVLLSNMYASASMWEKVAKVRTAMEKKRIQKTPGCSLVELRNEVHTFYSGSTNHPQSKRIYAYLDTLGDEIKAAGYVPDTDSIHDVEEDVKEQLVSSHSERLAIAFGLLNTSRGTTIQIRKNLRVCGDCHEATKYISLVTGREIIVRDLRRFHHFKNGSCSCKDYW; this is translated from the coding sequence ATGAGTACCCAATTCATCACTCTACGTCCCCCACCAATTCCCAACATCACAAACCCAAACACCAGAAAAATACCAACACCAGCCCCTCTTTACCAAAAAATTTTCATCCCTTCCCATGTCTACAGACACCCTTCCGCCGTACTCTTAGAACTCTGCACTTCCCTCAAAGAGCTTCACCAAATCCTCCCCCTTGTCATCAAAATCGGTTTCTACGACGAACATTTTTTCCAGACCAAGCTCATCAGTTTGTTCTGCAAGTTCAGCAGCATCACTGAAGCTGCACGTGTCTTCGAGACTGTGGAACACAAGCTCGACGTGCTTTACCACACCATGCTCAAAGGGTACACGAAAAACTCAGCTTTACGTGATGCCCTGAAGTTTTATGGTAGGATGAGGTATGATGAGGTGAGTCCAGTGGTGTATGACTTCACCTACTTGTTGCAGCTGTGCGGTGACAGTTTGGATCTCAGGAGGGGGAGGGAGGTTCACGGGATGGTCATAACTAATGGGTTTCAGTCAAATTTGTTTGCCATGACTGCTGTGGTGAATTTATATGCCAAGTGCAGGCAGGTCGAGGATGCGTACAAGATGTTTGAGAGAATGCCGCAGCGGGACTTGGTTTCGTGGAACACGGTGGTGGCGGGGTTCGCACAGAATGGCCTTGCCAGGAGGGCTGTGCAGCTGGTTTTGCAGATGCAGGAGGCTGGCCAGAAGCCAGATTCCATCACGTTGGTCACTGTTTTGCCAGCCCTGGCGGATGTCAAGGCTTTGAAGATTGGAAAGTCTGTCCATGGTTATGCTTTCAGAGCTGGCTTTGAGTCTATGGTTAATGTTGGGACAGCGATGCTGGACATGTACTTCAAATGTGGGTCTGTGAAGAATGCAAGGTTGGTGTTTAAGGGGATGAGTGGCAGGAATGTTGTTTCGTGGAATACGATGATTAATGGCTATGAGCAGAATGGGGAATCTGAAGAAGCGTTTTCGACGTTTTTGAAGATGTTGGATGAGGGGGTGGAACCGACTAACGTTAGTATGATGGGGGCTTTGCATGCTTGTGCTAATTTGGGTGATCTAGAACGAGGGAGATTTGTTCATAGATTGTTGGAGGAAAAGAAACTTGGTTCTGACGTGTCAGTTATGAATTCTTTGATATCCATGTATTCAAAGTGTAAGAGGATTGATATTGCAGCATCACTGTTTGGTAATCTGAAACAGAAAACAGTCGTTACATGGAATGCCATGATATTAGGTTATGCACAAAATGGATACATAAATGAAGCTTTAAATCTATTCTGTGAGATGCAATCTCATGACATCAAACCCGATTCCTTTACATTGGTGAGTGTAATTACTGCTCTTGCAGATTTATCAGTTACCCGGCAGGCTAAGTGGATTCATGGACTTGCTATAAGAGCTTTGATGGACAAAAATGTCTTTGTTTGTACAGCACTTGTGGACACCTATGCCAAATGTGGAGCCATTCAAACTGCAAGAAATCTTTTTGACACGATGGAAGAACGACATGTGATAACATGGAATGCAATGATTGATGGATATGGAACACATGGGCATGGAAAAGAAGCACTGGatctctttgatgaaatgcaGAAGGGATCTGTTAAGCCAAATGAGATAACGTTTCTCTCTGTTATAGCAGCTTGTAGTCACTCAGGTTTAGTGGAAGAGGGActctattactttgaaagcatgaaggAAAACTATGGCTTGAAACCTGCAATGGATCACTATGGTGCGATGGTTGATCTCCTTGGTCGTGCTGGAAGGCTAGATGATGCTTGGGAATTCATCCAGGATATGCCTGTCAAACCAGGAATTACCGTTTTAGGTGCAATGCTAGGTGCATGCAAAATCCATAAAAATGTAGAATTGGGTGAGAAAGTTGCAGATGAACTATTTGAGTTAGACCCAGATGAGGGAGGGTATCATGTGTTGCTTTCCAACATGTATGCATCGGCTTCAATGTGGGAAAAGGTTGCTAAGGTAAGGACAGCCATGGAGAAGAAACGGATCCAGAAAACTCCTGGCTGCAGTTTGGTTGAGTTGAGAAATGAAGTTCATACATTCTACTCAGGAAGTACTAATCATCCTCAATCCAAAAGAATTTATGCATACCTTGACACTCTTGGAGATGAGATCAAGGCTGCTGGGTATGTGCCCGACACTGATTCAATTCATGATGTAGAAGAAGATGTGAAGGAACAATTGGTCAGTAGCCATAGTGAGAGGCTTGCCATTGCATTTGGACTTCTGAATACAAGCCGTGGCACAACAATACAGATTAGGAAGAATCTAAGAGTTTGTGGTGATTGCCATGAAGCCACCAAGTACATTTCACTTGTGACAGGGAGGGAAATAATTGTGCGTGATTTACGACGGTTCCATCATTTCAAGAATGGAAGCTGTTCTTGTAAGGATTACTGGTGA
- the LOC128194717 gene encoding uncharacterized protein LOC128194717 isoform X1, with product MISLPTLLVHSQMWILTVVMQICQVEVHKGENCNSNLRQKYIVHLNLSYSTLIKLIMNIEAPVLQKPIFTNHRRRLRACLKEVEKEKGRETIRVSLQSALESIFQMLIYG from the exons ATGATCTCACTGCCAACTCTTCTTGTCCACTCCCAG ATGTGGATATTAACCGTGGTTATGCAGATTTGTCAAGTGGAGGTACACAAAG GAGAAAATTGTAACAGTAACTTAAGGCAAAAATACATTGTTCACTTAAATCTGAGTTATTCAACTCTTATTAAG CTCATAATGAATATAGAAGCACCAGTCCTGCAGAAACCAATCTTCACCAACCATCGAAGAAGACTCAGGGCCTGTTTGAAAGAAgtggaaaaggaaaaagggaGGGAGACCATACGAGTT TCTTTGCAGAGTGCATTGGAATCCATATTTCAGATGCTTATTTATGGATAA
- the LOC128194717 gene encoding uncharacterized protein LOC128194717 isoform X2, which yields MISLPTLLVHSQMWILTVVMQICQVEVHKGENCNSNLRQKYIVHLNLSYSTLIKLIMNIEAPVLQKPIFTNHRRRLRACLKEVEKEKGRETIRVSALESIFQMLIYG from the exons ATGATCTCACTGCCAACTCTTCTTGTCCACTCCCAG ATGTGGATATTAACCGTGGTTATGCAGATTTGTCAAGTGGAGGTACACAAAG GAGAAAATTGTAACAGTAACTTAAGGCAAAAATACATTGTTCACTTAAATCTGAGTTATTCAACTCTTATTAAG CTCATAATGAATATAGAAGCACCAGTCCTGCAGAAACCAATCTTCACCAACCATCGAAGAAGACTCAGGGCCTGTTTGAAAGAAgtggaaaaggaaaaagggaGGGAGACCATACGAGTT AGTGCATTGGAATCCATATTTCAGATGCTTATTTATGGATAA
- the LOC128194717 gene encoding uncharacterized protein LOC128194717 isoform X4, with translation MISLPTLLVHSQMWILTVVMQICQVEVHKEAPVLQKPIFTNHRRRLRACLKEVEKEKGRETIRVSLQSALESIFQMLIYG, from the exons ATGATCTCACTGCCAACTCTTCTTGTCCACTCCCAG ATGTGGATATTAACCGTGGTTATGCAGATTTGTCAAGTGGAGGTACACAAAG AAGCACCAGTCCTGCAGAAACCAATCTTCACCAACCATCGAAGAAGACTCAGGGCCTGTTTGAAAGAAgtggaaaaggaaaaagggaGGGAGACCATACGAGTT TCTTTGCAGAGTGCATTGGAATCCATATTTCAGATGCTTATTTATGGATAA
- the LOC128194717 gene encoding uncharacterized protein LOC128194717 isoform X3, translating to MISLPTLLVHSQMWILTVVMQICQVEVHKAHNEYRSTSPAETNLHQPSKKTQGLFERSGKGKREGDHTSFFAECIGIHISDAYLWIKDN from the exons ATGATCTCACTGCCAACTCTTCTTGTCCACTCCCAG ATGTGGATATTAACCGTGGTTATGCAGATTTGTCAAGTGGAGGTACACAAAG CTCATAATGAATATAGAAGCACCAGTCCTGCAGAAACCAATCTTCACCAACCATCGAAGAAGACTCAGGGCCTGTTTGAAAGAAgtggaaaaggaaaaagggaGGGAGACCATACGAGTT TCTTTGCAGAGTGCATTGGAATCCATATTTCAGATGCTTATTTATGGATAAAGGATAACTGA
- the LOC108334186 gene encoding serrate RNA effector molecule isoform X2 — MAEVINMPPESLDQSPSASAPPQPPPPATSAAEDDPPPPRRRDRRDDRELDRHPNRSRDYYDRDRDFKRRRSPSPGYRDRRYSPQPPSRRSPPPYKRSRRGSPRGYGNEDRFGYEYFGGYERGVGGRTGYADEKSYGRLAHRSVGGYHNGMSDVDINRGYTDLSSGGAQREGLMSYKQFIQELEDDVLPAEAERRYQEYKSEYISTQKRAYFNAHKDEEWLKDKYHPTNLLTVIERRNENARRLAKDFILDLQSGTLDLNPGLNSSSSSKSGHASEPNSEEETDGGIKRRRHGRGPNKDNDFSAAPKAHPISSEPRRIQADILKAQAVVRKLDMEKGIEDNILCTSDHNRNGDKSHSGSVGPIIIIRGLTSVKGLEGVELLDTLITYLWRIHGIDYYGMVENNEAKGFRHVRPEGAGHEETSKSGSEWEKKLDSFWQDRLNGQDPMELMTAKEKIDAAAADVLDPYVRKIRDEKYGWKYGCGAKGCTKLFHAAEFVYKHLKLKHPELVMELTSKLREDLYFQNYMNDPDAPGGTPVMQQPQKDRSLKRRLGGLEGRLKDDRGNRRDQDANDKMNGDNSSPSNERQMGNHDEAMYDYGGPGVPPFTSDMPPPPPVLMPVPGAGPLGPFVPAPPEVAMQMLREQGGPSYDASGRKMRSGPHIGGPGPIIAVPPSFRPDPRRMRSYQDLDAPEDEVTVIDYRSL; from the exons ATGGCTGAAGTCATCAACATGCCCCCCGAATCTCTCGATCAATCTCCCTCTGCTTCCGCTCCTCCTCAACCCCCTCCACCAGCCACTTCCGCCGCCGAAGATGACCCTCCTCCGCCGCGCCGCCGAGACCGCCGCGACGATCGGGAATTAGACCGCCACCCCAACCGTAGCCGCGATTACTACGACCGCGACAGGGACTTCAAGCGCCGCCGTAGCCCCAGCCCTGGCTACCGCGACCGCCGCTACTCTCCACAGCCGCCATCGCGCCGCTCGCCTCCGCCGTACAAGCGGTCTCGGAGGGGCAGCCCCCGTGGTTATGGAAATGAGGACAG ATTTGGGTATGAGTATTTTGGTGGCTATGAACGGGGAGTGGGTGGAAGAACTGGTTATGCGGATGAGAAGTCTTATGGCAGGCTTGCACATCGATCTGTTGGGGGATATCATAATGGGATGTCTg ATGTGGATATTAATCGTGGTTATACAGATTTGTCAAGTGGAGGTGCACAAAG aGAGGGGTTGATGTCCTATAAACAATTCATTCAGGAGCTCGAAGATGATGTACTGCCAGCTGAAGCTGAGCGTAG gtATCAAGAATACAAATCGGAGTATATTTCTACCCAAAAACGAGCTTATTTTAATGCTCATAAGGATGAGGAATG GTTAAAAGATAAGTATCATCCAACAAATTTACTAACAGTAATTGAAAG GAGGAATGAAAATGCTCGACGACTTGCAAAGGATTTTATTCTTGACTTGCAGAGTGGAACGTTAGACCT AAATCCTGGTTTGAATTCCTCTTCGTCCAGTAAATCAGGGCATGCCAGTGAACCTAATTCAGAGGAAGAAACAGATGGTGGCATTAAGCGAAGAAGACATGGTAGGGGACCTAATAAAGATAATGATTTCTCAGCTGCACCCAAGGCTCACCCTATCAGTTCTGAACCTAGACGGATACAAGCAGATATTTTAAAAGCTCAGGCTGTTGTTCGTAAGCTTGACATGGAGAAGGGTATTGAAGATAATATCTTATGTACTAGTGACCACAACAGAAATGGTGACAAGTCTCACAGTGGATCTGTGGGCCCCATAATAATAATCCGAGGCTTAACATCTGTTAAGGGCTTAGAGGGTGTTGAGCTATTGGACACACTTATTACATATCTTTGGCGCATTCATGGTATTGATTATTATGGAATGGTTGAGAATAATGAGGCCAAGGGTTTTAGACATGTGAGACCAGAAGGAGCAGGGCATGAAGAAACAAGTAAATCAGGTTCCGAATGGGAGAAAAAACTTGATTCATTTTGGCAGGACAGGTTGAATGGTCAGGATCCAATGGAATTGATGACTGCCAAGGAGAAGATAGATGCTGCTGCAGCTGATGTGTTGGATCCATATGTTAGAAAAATTAGGGATGAGAAATATGGGTGGAAGTATGGTTGTGGAGCTAAGGGCTGCACAAAGCTTTTTCATGCGGCTGAATTTGTGTACAAACATTTGAAGCTAAAACATCCCGAGCTTGTAATGGAACTGACATCAAAATTGCGTGAGgatctttattttcaaaattacatgaA TGATCCTGATGCTCCTGGTGGAACACCTGTCATGCAGCAACCTCAG AAGGATAGGTCTCTAAAGCGAAGATTAGGAGGTTTGGAGGGCCGATTGAAGGATGACCGTGGTAACAGGCGAGACCAGGACGCGAATGACAAAATGAATGGAGATAATAGTTCCCCATCCAATGAAAGGCAAATGGGAAACCATGATGAAGCAATGTATGATTACGGAGGGCCTGGTGTACCTCCATTTACCTCAGATATGCCCCCTCCTCCGCCAGTTTTGATGCCTGTACCTGGTGCTGG GCCTTTGGGACCCTTTGTCCCTGCTCCACCAGAAGTTGCAATGCAGATGTTAAGGGAGCAAGGAGGACCGTCGTATGATGCCTCAGGAAGGAAGATGCGATCTGGTCCTCATATAGGTGGACCAGGGCCTATAATTGCTGTCCCTCCATCCTTTAGACCAGATCCTCGACGGATGCGAAG CTATCAAGATCTGGATGCCCCTGAAGACGAAGTAACTGTGATAGACTATCGGAGCTTGTAG
- the LOC108334186 gene encoding serrate RNA effector molecule isoform X1, whose protein sequence is MAEVINMPPESLDQSPSASAPPQPPPPATSAAEDDPPPPRRRDRRDDRELDRHPNRSRDYYDRDRDFKRRRSPSPGYRDRRYSPQPPSRRSPPPYKRSRRGSPRGYGNEDSRFGYEYFGGYERGVGGRTGYADEKSYGRLAHRSVGGYHNGMSDVDINRGYTDLSSGGAQREGLMSYKQFIQELEDDVLPAEAERRYQEYKSEYISTQKRAYFNAHKDEEWLKDKYHPTNLLTVIERRNENARRLAKDFILDLQSGTLDLNPGLNSSSSSKSGHASEPNSEEETDGGIKRRRHGRGPNKDNDFSAAPKAHPISSEPRRIQADILKAQAVVRKLDMEKGIEDNILCTSDHNRNGDKSHSGSVGPIIIIRGLTSVKGLEGVELLDTLITYLWRIHGIDYYGMVENNEAKGFRHVRPEGAGHEETSKSGSEWEKKLDSFWQDRLNGQDPMELMTAKEKIDAAAADVLDPYVRKIRDEKYGWKYGCGAKGCTKLFHAAEFVYKHLKLKHPELVMELTSKLREDLYFQNYMNDPDAPGGTPVMQQPQKDRSLKRRLGGLEGRLKDDRGNRRDQDANDKMNGDNSSPSNERQMGNHDEAMYDYGGPGVPPFTSDMPPPPPVLMPVPGAGPLGPFVPAPPEVAMQMLREQGGPSYDASGRKMRSGPHIGGPGPIIAVPPSFRPDPRRMRSYQDLDAPEDEVTVIDYRSL, encoded by the exons ATGGCTGAAGTCATCAACATGCCCCCCGAATCTCTCGATCAATCTCCCTCTGCTTCCGCTCCTCCTCAACCCCCTCCACCAGCCACTTCCGCCGCCGAAGATGACCCTCCTCCGCCGCGCCGCCGAGACCGCCGCGACGATCGGGAATTAGACCGCCACCCCAACCGTAGCCGCGATTACTACGACCGCGACAGGGACTTCAAGCGCCGCCGTAGCCCCAGCCCTGGCTACCGCGACCGCCGCTACTCTCCACAGCCGCCATCGCGCCGCTCGCCTCCGCCGTACAAGCGGTCTCGGAGGGGCAGCCCCCGTGGTTATGGAAATGAGGACAG CAGATTTGGGTATGAGTATTTTGGTGGCTATGAACGGGGAGTGGGTGGAAGAACTGGTTATGCGGATGAGAAGTCTTATGGCAGGCTTGCACATCGATCTGTTGGGGGATATCATAATGGGATGTCTg ATGTGGATATTAATCGTGGTTATACAGATTTGTCAAGTGGAGGTGCACAAAG aGAGGGGTTGATGTCCTATAAACAATTCATTCAGGAGCTCGAAGATGATGTACTGCCAGCTGAAGCTGAGCGTAG gtATCAAGAATACAAATCGGAGTATATTTCTACCCAAAAACGAGCTTATTTTAATGCTCATAAGGATGAGGAATG GTTAAAAGATAAGTATCATCCAACAAATTTACTAACAGTAATTGAAAG GAGGAATGAAAATGCTCGACGACTTGCAAAGGATTTTATTCTTGACTTGCAGAGTGGAACGTTAGACCT AAATCCTGGTTTGAATTCCTCTTCGTCCAGTAAATCAGGGCATGCCAGTGAACCTAATTCAGAGGAAGAAACAGATGGTGGCATTAAGCGAAGAAGACATGGTAGGGGACCTAATAAAGATAATGATTTCTCAGCTGCACCCAAGGCTCACCCTATCAGTTCTGAACCTAGACGGATACAAGCAGATATTTTAAAAGCTCAGGCTGTTGTTCGTAAGCTTGACATGGAGAAGGGTATTGAAGATAATATCTTATGTACTAGTGACCACAACAGAAATGGTGACAAGTCTCACAGTGGATCTGTGGGCCCCATAATAATAATCCGAGGCTTAACATCTGTTAAGGGCTTAGAGGGTGTTGAGCTATTGGACACACTTATTACATATCTTTGGCGCATTCATGGTATTGATTATTATGGAATGGTTGAGAATAATGAGGCCAAGGGTTTTAGACATGTGAGACCAGAAGGAGCAGGGCATGAAGAAACAAGTAAATCAGGTTCCGAATGGGAGAAAAAACTTGATTCATTTTGGCAGGACAGGTTGAATGGTCAGGATCCAATGGAATTGATGACTGCCAAGGAGAAGATAGATGCTGCTGCAGCTGATGTGTTGGATCCATATGTTAGAAAAATTAGGGATGAGAAATATGGGTGGAAGTATGGTTGTGGAGCTAAGGGCTGCACAAAGCTTTTTCATGCGGCTGAATTTGTGTACAAACATTTGAAGCTAAAACATCCCGAGCTTGTAATGGAACTGACATCAAAATTGCGTGAGgatctttattttcaaaattacatgaA TGATCCTGATGCTCCTGGTGGAACACCTGTCATGCAGCAACCTCAG AAGGATAGGTCTCTAAAGCGAAGATTAGGAGGTTTGGAGGGCCGATTGAAGGATGACCGTGGTAACAGGCGAGACCAGGACGCGAATGACAAAATGAATGGAGATAATAGTTCCCCATCCAATGAAAGGCAAATGGGAAACCATGATGAAGCAATGTATGATTACGGAGGGCCTGGTGTACCTCCATTTACCTCAGATATGCCCCCTCCTCCGCCAGTTTTGATGCCTGTACCTGGTGCTGG GCCTTTGGGACCCTTTGTCCCTGCTCCACCAGAAGTTGCAATGCAGATGTTAAGGGAGCAAGGAGGACCGTCGTATGATGCCTCAGGAAGGAAGATGCGATCTGGTCCTCATATAGGTGGACCAGGGCCTATAATTGCTGTCCCTCCATCCTTTAGACCAGATCCTCGACGGATGCGAAG CTATCAAGATCTGGATGCCCCTGAAGACGAAGTAACTGTGATAGACTATCGGAGCTTGTAG
- the LOC108344533 gene encoding uncharacterized protein LOC108344533, translating to MEPWEELDIDESDIDSFIRRCNSNDTVIPGPAGVIEAAMLNRQVNENIPTQEFLSDIAKASFDRDFTSNAWLWAEKFIDIHGLLIKHEVEHISTLDSLRGTSKLSLLRCIVKACEHNGLGDMKITIRDPTGTVKASVHHKAIDHPEIGVHLKVGSVIILQDVSIFSPIRETYYLNITLRNIVKVFGSDIGGPTAGLVRLSIPIDTNKPPTRSVADILSKLIPPLHKPEGTG from the exons ATGGAGCCATGGGAAGAACTTGATATTGATGAAAGTGATATTGATAGTTTTATTCGCCGTTGCAATTCTAATGACACTGTCATCCCGGGCCCTGCTGGTGTCATTGAGGCAGCTATGCTTAACCGACAAGTGAATGAAAACATTCCAACACAAGAATTTTTGAGTGACATAGCTAAAGCTAGTTTTGATCGTGACTTCACTTCCAATGCTTGGTTATGGGCTGAAAAATTCATTGACATCCACG GATTGTTGATTAAACATGAGGTTGAGCATATCTCAACCCTTGATTCATTGAGAGGAACTTCTAAGTTATCTTTGTTGCGATGTATTGTTAAAGCTTGTGAACATAACGGATTGGGtgacatgaaaataacaattcgG GATCCAACAGGGACTGTAAAAGCAAGTGTTCACCACAAGGCCATTGATCATCCTGAAATAGGTGTACACTTAAAAGTTGGAAGTGTTATAATCCTACAAGAT GTTTCAATTTTTTCACCAATACGTGAAACATACTATCTTAACATAACTCTGAGGAATATtgtcaag GTTTTTGGAAGTGATATTGGGGGCCCAACTGCTGGCCTAGTACGTCTATCAATACCAATTGATACCAACAAGCCTCCAACACGCTCCGTTGCTGACATTCTATCGAAATTGATTCCACCTCTTCACAAACCTGAAGGCACTGGATGA